CGATGAACAGCAATGACAAGATATTCGTCGCAGGTGGAACGGGAAAGACAGGCAGAAGGGTAGTCGAGCGCTTGCAACGTCTAGGGGTTCCATTCCGAGTCGGTTCGCGGAATGCACAACCGGCGTTCAATTGGGAAGACAGTACAACCTGGCCGGCTGCCCTGGAAGGAATCACCAAGGTCTATGTCGCATACTCTCCGGACATCGCAGTTCCGGGAGCGCCAGAGATCGTTCAGGCCTTCTTTAAACGCGCAATCGAAGCTGGAGTTCAAAAACTGGTTCTGCTTTCAGGCCGAGGAGAAGAAGAGGCCGAACGCGCGGAGCAGATGCTGAAGGCTTTCGACATCGATTGGACGATTCTGCGCTGCAGCTTCTTCAGTCAGAACTTCGACGAGGGCTTCTTTCTTGAACCGATCCTGGCGGGCGAGGTTGCTCTTCCGGTGCGGCCTGTTCCCGAACCCTTTGTCGATGTTGAGGACGTTGCCGATGTTGCAGTCGCAGCGCTGACCCTGCCCGGCCACTCAAGAAAGCTCTACGAGCTTACAGGGCCACGCGCGCTGACGTTTGCGGATGCCGTTGCAAAGATTGCTAAGGCGACCGGGCGGGAGATCCGCTATGTCTCGATCACACCGCAGGAGTACCGCGCAGCCATGCTGGACGCGCAGGTACCGGCAGAGATAGTCGATCTGGTGCTCTACCTTTTCGATACTGTGCTGGATGGCCGTAACACTCCGATTGCAGACGGAGTACAGCAGGCGCTCGGACGTCCCGCCAGCGATTTCTCGAAGTATGTCCAACGCATCGCAGCAAGTGGAGTATGGGGAAACTGACAAATGCGGGAGGCGCAGTCATCTGTGCCTCCCTTGATCACGGACAGTGCACGAACGGGTAAGCTGGTTCTATGAATCCTCTCGTCTCTGTCTCATGGCTGGCCGATCGCCTTAATGATTCGCAGATTGTCGTGCTCGATGCGACGCTTCCACCGGTGGGAGTAACTCCTCCCGTCGATACGCGCGGACGTTATCTGGAGCGGCATATCCCAGGTGCTGTGTTCTTCGACATCGACGAGCTCTCCGACCACTCCACTTCGCTGCCTCACATGCTTCCCACGGAAGAAGAGTTCTCGCGCAAGATGGGAGAACTTGGTATCGGCAACGAAATGACAATCGCCGTCTATGAGCAGGCCGGAGTCTTTTCAGCTCCACGTGCCTGGTGGATGCTGCGCACCTTCGGCGTCGATAAGGTCCATGTGCTCGATGGCGGACTGGACGCATGGACAGCAGCAGGATTGCCGGTTGAATCGGGCACGGCAAAACGTGCCGAGGTAAAGTTTACGGCGCGGCTGGACCGCAGCGTAGTGAAGAGCTTTGAGCAAGTGCAAAAGATGATTGCTGCACACGCGCAGATTCTGGATGCACGGTCGGCAGGAAGATTCGCAGGCACCGCACCAGAGCCACGGCCAGGAATCAGCTCCGGACACATGCCCGGTGCAACCTCAGTTCCCTTCACCGAACTTACAGAGACAGGCCGCATGAAGGATGCTGACGGATTGCGTGAACTCTTCGCGGCGAAAAAGGTGAATCTGGATCAACCGATCACAACCACCTGCGGCTCGGGAGTAACCGCAGCCGTCATCGCGTTAGGGTTGGAGATTGCAGGCGCAAAACAGGTGAACCTCTATGACGGATCGTGGGCAGAGTATGCCTCGCGCCCTGAAGCTGTGATTGAGAAAGATTAGTTGCCGGGCATTCTCAACGAGAACCCTACTTCGCCAGAAGCTTCACGCTGACGCCGGCCATCTCGATCGTCGCCGAAGAATATCCCAGGATCTCGCCATCCGCTTGAACCGCAATCGGCTGTTTATATTCGAGTCCGGCGATGGGGCGGCAAACCACGCGCGTTACATCCTCGTAACGTGCTGCGGCATTTGCCTTAGAAGCGCGGTCACGCTGCCCTTCTCCAAACACTAAAGCTCCTACAGAGGCCTGTGCCAAACGAAGCCGTGAAGCTCCTTCGACACTGGCGAGACGGAGAAACGGAAGCTCCAGCCCACCGCCTGGATGCCAGAGATTCAGCTCCGCTACGTGGACAGCAATCATCTCGCAGACCTGTCGCTGCAGCACCTCTCCCGCCACAGTCGTAATCTCGATCTCGAAGGGCTGAAGCGGATAGGTGACGAGCGTCTCAAGCCCAGCCCCGAAGTAGGCAATCTTTCCCGCACTGTGTTTTCCGTAACGCTCCGCGGCAGCCATCATGGCAGCGTGTCCCCCCATACCGGCGGCCATGGCAAAAAACCAGCTATGCTCCTCAGCTCTATTCGCACAAGTGATCTTTCCTAGAGGTATCGCTCGCGGTGTGGCCCCAAGCAGCCAGCGTATGGCTTCCACTGGATTGCGGGGAATGCCGAGGTTCTGCGCAAGGATATTTCCCGTACCGAACGGACAGATTCCTAAGGGCACCTCGGAGCCAGCGAGTCCCTGCACAGCGTCAAAGACCGTGCCATCGCCGCCACACGCAATGACAGCATCGGTCGGATGCTGAAGAGCGCTCCGAATTGCGTCCTTTGCGGAGCGGTCTGGAGTCGCCTCCAGAAGTTCAACCTCCACACCTGCCTTCGCCAGCACCTGCATCATGCCGGGGAGAGAGCGACGCCGATGCCGCTCAAAGACTGGGTTTACCAGCAATACAATCCTGCGCACGCGTTTCATCGTAACTGTTTTCTAAGCACAACTCATAGAACGAGAGGAGTTTGTTAAGATCGCTGAAAAGAAATTTTGGTCTGCGAGGAGAGCCATGCAGTTTAAAGGAATGAAGTGGGGAGTTCCCCTTGCAGTCATGATGAGTGGAACGCTGGCCTTTGCTGCCAGCGGCGCGAAGGTCCCTGATCTCGGACCGAATGTCGCCATATTCTCGCCTTCAACTCCTGCCACAGAAATTCAGGCGCGCATCGATAAGGTCTATGCGGCCCAGCAGCACAGCGAGTTCGGCGCCGAACGCGATGCTCTGCTCTTTTTACCCGGCGAATACAAGGTCGATGTACCGGTAGGTTTCTATACCCAGGTTGTAGGATTGGGCGCAGTTCCGGACAAGGTCCATATCGCAGGCAATGTACACTCCGACGCAGCAGGAAAAAATGACAACGCGACCACGACCTTCTGGCGCAGCATGGAAGGGTTCTCGGTCACTCCTGCGAATGGCCTGATGCAGTGGGCCGTATCGCAGGCGGCTCCGTTCCGGCGAATGCACGTGAAGGGAGACATGGTGCTGAACCAGAAGCACGGCTGGTCGAGCGGCGGCTGGATGTCCGACACCGCCGTGGATGGTACGGTCAACTCCGGCACGCAGCAGCAGTGGATCTCGCGCAATGTGGAGTGGGGCGGCTGGACAGGTTCGAACTGGAACATGGTCTTCGTAGGCGTGAACAAGCTACCAGCCGGCGAGTGGCCGTCGCCTCCATATACGAAGGTGGCGACGGTTCCGGTAGTGCGAGAGAAACCCTTCCTTGAAGTCGATGCGAAAGGGCGTTGGGGCGTGCGGGTTCCTGCCTTGCGCCGCGATAGCACAGGAGTGACGTGGCGAGGCGGCGAGACGCCAGGAAAGACGATTCCGCTGACGCAGTTTTACATTGCGAAGCCGAGCGATAGCGCGACAGCGATTAACGCTGCTCTGGCGAAGGGAAAGCATTTGCTACTGACTCCTGGAATTTATGAGTTGGATGATGCACTGCGGATCACCAAACCGGGAACCGTTGTATTGGGGCTAGGCTTCGCGACGCTCAAACCAGTCAAAGGAACGGCAGCGCTGACGGTAGCGGATGTCGATGGAGTCACCGTCGCGGGATTGCTGTTCGATGCAGGAGAAACAGAATCGCCCGTGCTGCTGGAGGTTGGGACTGAAGGCAACAAACTGCGGCACACGCAGAATCCCACATTGCTGGCAGACGTATTCTTCCGTATCGGCGGAGCAGCTATGGGTAAGGCCCGCGTTAGCCTCCTCATTCACTCGAACGATGTGATTGTGGACCACACATGGATCTGGCGCGCCGATCACGGTCACGGCGTCGGCTGGAATAGCAACACCGCCGCGAACGGCCTTGTCGTCGAAGGAAAGGATGTCACCGCGTATGGGTTGTTCGTCGAACACTTTCAGCAGTATCAGGTGCTGTGGAAGGGTGAGGGCGGCAGAACCTACTTCTATCAATCGGAGATTCCATACGATCCGCCAACGCAGCCCGCATATACCAGCGGAACCGGCGTGGACGGCTGGGCCTCCTACAAAGTCGCCGATGGTGTTGCCCATCACGAAGCCTGGGGTCTGGGAATCTACAGCGTCTTCCGCCATCCCGATGTAAGGCTGACGCGGGCAATCGAGGTTCCTAAAACGCCGGACGTGAAGTTCCACCACATGATTACGGTTGCTCTGGATAATCTGGGATCGATCGACAACGTGATCAACGACGCAGGGGGACCGACGTCCGTTGCACCTCACCGGGTAACGCCGAAGGTCACGAACTATCCGTAAGACCGAAGGCTATACGTTGGTGAGTGCGGCAAGCTCAGCAGCTTGTTTCCACTCACCGAGAGAACGACTGAGAAGAGCTGCTGCGCATCCTTCGC
This portion of the Edaphobacter sp. 4G125 genome encodes:
- a CDS encoding NAD(P)H-binding protein, which produces MNSNDKIFVAGGTGKTGRRVVERLQRLGVPFRVGSRNAQPAFNWEDSTTWPAALEGITKVYVAYSPDIAVPGAPEIVQAFFKRAIEAGVQKLVLLSGRGEEEAERAEQMLKAFDIDWTILRCSFFSQNFDEGFFLEPILAGEVALPVRPVPEPFVDVEDVADVAVAALTLPGHSRKLYELTGPRALTFADAVAKIAKATGREIRYVSITPQEYRAAMLDAQVPAEIVDLVLYLFDTVLDGRNTPIADGVQQALGRPASDFSKYVQRIAASGVWGN
- a CDS encoding coagulation factor 5/8 type domain-containing protein, giving the protein MQFKGMKWGVPLAVMMSGTLAFAASGAKVPDLGPNVAIFSPSTPATEIQARIDKVYAAQQHSEFGAERDALLFLPGEYKVDVPVGFYTQVVGLGAVPDKVHIAGNVHSDAAGKNDNATTTFWRSMEGFSVTPANGLMQWAVSQAAPFRRMHVKGDMVLNQKHGWSSGGWMSDTAVDGTVNSGTQQQWISRNVEWGGWTGSNWNMVFVGVNKLPAGEWPSPPYTKVATVPVVREKPFLEVDAKGRWGVRVPALRRDSTGVTWRGGETPGKTIPLTQFYIAKPSDSATAINAALAKGKHLLLTPGIYELDDALRITKPGTVVLGLGFATLKPVKGTAALTVADVDGVTVAGLLFDAGETESPVLLEVGTEGNKLRHTQNPTLLADVFFRIGGAAMGKARVSLLIHSNDVIVDHTWIWRADHGHGVGWNSNTAANGLVVEGKDVTAYGLFVEHFQQYQVLWKGEGGRTYFYQSEIPYDPPTQPAYTSGTGVDGWASYKVADGVAHHEAWGLGIYSVFRHPDVRLTRAIEVPKTPDVKFHHMITVALDNLGSIDNVINDAGGPTSVAPHRVTPKVTNYP
- a CDS encoding diacylglycerol/lipid kinase family protein; this encodes MKRVRRIVLLVNPVFERHRRRSLPGMMQVLAKAGVEVELLEATPDRSAKDAIRSALQHPTDAVIACGGDGTVFDAVQGLAGSEVPLGICPFGTGNILAQNLGIPRNPVEAIRWLLGATPRAIPLGKITCANRAEEHSWFFAMAAGMGGHAAMMAAAERYGKHSAGKIAYFGAGLETLVTYPLQPFEIEITTVAGEVLQRQVCEMIAVHVAELNLWHPGGGLELPFLRLASVEGASRLRLAQASVGALVFGEGQRDRASKANAAARYEDVTRVVCRPIAGLEYKQPIAVQADGEILGYSSATIEMAGVSVKLLAK
- the sseA gene encoding 3-mercaptopyruvate sulfurtransferase, whose amino-acid sequence is MNPLVSVSWLADRLNDSQIVVLDATLPPVGVTPPVDTRGRYLERHIPGAVFFDIDELSDHSTSLPHMLPTEEEFSRKMGELGIGNEMTIAVYEQAGVFSAPRAWWMLRTFGVDKVHVLDGGLDAWTAAGLPVESGTAKRAEVKFTARLDRSVVKSFEQVQKMIAAHAQILDARSAGRFAGTAPEPRPGISSGHMPGATSVPFTELTETGRMKDADGLRELFAAKKVNLDQPITTTCGSGVTAAVIALGLEIAGAKQVNLYDGSWAEYASRPEAVIEKD